The Rhizobium leguminosarum genome includes a region encoding these proteins:
- a CDS encoding ribokinase, translating to MITVFGSINMDLIATTERLPKPGETVAGNGFATAAGGKGANQALAARRAGRYVHMAGAVGKDAFAAEALALLDDAGTDLSLVNHVDGPTGTALILVGGDGENMIAVVPGANGLVTPANAETAIGRMSEGDILMLQLEVPAAAVERALSAARAKGVTSILNLAPLIPDAPRLGRLADIVIANETEFERLAGQEGMDAQAREAALMRLHAETGQTLIVTLGADGVIAIRDGSISRAQGLKIEPVDTVGAGDTFCGYFAASLDDSLDFVSALRRAAVAGSLACLKAGAQPSIPLSAEVADRI from the coding sequence ATGATCACAGTTTTCGGGTCCATCAACATGGATCTCATCGCCACGACCGAGCGCCTGCCGAAGCCCGGCGAGACGGTGGCCGGCAACGGCTTTGCCACGGCCGCCGGCGGCAAGGGCGCCAACCAGGCGCTGGCAGCGCGGCGCGCCGGCCGCTATGTGCATATGGCCGGCGCCGTCGGCAAGGATGCCTTTGCTGCGGAGGCGCTGGCCCTGCTCGATGATGCAGGCACCGATCTTTCTCTCGTCAACCATGTCGACGGTCCCACCGGCACGGCGCTGATCCTTGTCGGCGGCGACGGCGAAAACATGATTGCCGTCGTTCCCGGCGCCAACGGCCTCGTCACGCCTGCCAATGCCGAGACGGCGATCGGCCGCATGAGCGAAGGCGATATCCTGATGCTGCAGCTTGAAGTGCCGGCTGCTGCCGTCGAACGCGCGCTGTCGGCGGCCCGCGCCAAGGGCGTCACCAGCATCCTCAACCTCGCGCCGCTGATCCCCGATGCGCCGCGTCTCGGCCGGCTCGCCGATATCGTCATTGCCAACGAGACCGAGTTCGAGCGGCTCGCCGGGCAGGAGGGCATGGACGCGCAAGCGCGAGAGGCAGCCCTTATGCGCCTGCATGCGGAGACGGGCCAGACGCTGATCGTGACGCTCGGCGCCGACGGGGTCATCGCCATTCGCGACGGGTCGATTTCAAGGGCGCAGGGTCTCAAGATCGAACCTGTCGATACGGTCGGCGCCGGAGACACCTTCTGCGGCTATTTCGCCGCCAGCCTCGACGACAGCCTCGATTTTGTCTCGGCGCTGCGCCGTGCGGCGGTCGCCGGTTCGCTCGCCTGCCTCAAAGCCGGAGCGCAACCGTCGATCCCCTTGAGCGCGGAAGTCGCAGACAGGATATGA
- a CDS encoding DNA recombination protein RmuC, whose amino-acid sequence MTIHSESLALALASINPALLALAGGVLAALALLVIVLLLRGAGLRREQAEEANFRAQENEARMAELLKIQAEMQGRIAAMTEVFGARQSELNQTISQRLDGMSQRVSSTITEQTKSTHENLQRLQERLAVIDAAQNNIQTLAKDVVGLQAILSNKQTRGAFGQSRMETIVADGLPMGAYAFQQTLSNGSRPDCTIRMPNGAPPLVIDAKFPLEAWNAIRDAGSPEAGKIAGQQFRRDMEVHIRDISEKYLIQGETQDTAFLFVPSESIFAEIHEHFEPVVQKAHRARIVIVSPSLLMLSIQVIQAVLKDQRMRAQAHLIQGEVAILMDDLSRLDERVRKLQGHFAMAQKDIDMVVTSADKLTKRGARIEALEFEAGGEAKPARDSEAAAKSVESRTGLLKLRVVDEE is encoded by the coding sequence ATGACCATCCATTCCGAATCGCTCGCCCTTGCCCTTGCCTCGATCAACCCGGCCTTGCTGGCGCTTGCCGGCGGCGTTCTCGCCGCCCTCGCCCTGCTGGTGATCGTGCTTCTGCTGCGCGGCGCCGGCCTTCGCCGCGAGCAGGCGGAGGAAGCGAACTTTCGTGCTCAGGAAAACGAAGCGCGCATGGCCGAGCTTTTGAAGATCCAGGCAGAGATGCAGGGCCGCATCGCGGCGATGACCGAGGTCTTCGGCGCGCGGCAGAGCGAACTCAACCAGACGATCAGCCAACGCCTCGACGGCATGTCGCAGCGCGTCAGCTCGACGATCACCGAGCAGACCAAATCGACGCATGAGAACCTGCAGCGGCTGCAGGAGCGGCTGGCGGTCATCGATGCCGCGCAGAACAATATCCAGACGCTTGCCAAGGATGTCGTCGGGCTGCAGGCCATTCTGTCCAACAAGCAGACGCGCGGCGCCTTCGGCCAGTCCAGGATGGAAACGATCGTTGCCGACGGTCTGCCGATGGGCGCCTACGCCTTCCAGCAGACACTGTCCAACGGTTCGCGGCCCGACTGCACGATCCGCATGCCGAACGGCGCGCCGCCGCTGGTGATTGACGCGAAATTTCCGCTCGAAGCCTGGAACGCGATCCGCGACGCCGGCAGCCCCGAAGCCGGCAAGATCGCCGGCCAGCAGTTCCGCCGCGACATGGAGGTCCATATAAGGGACATTTCGGAGAAATATCTGATCCAGGGGGAAACCCAGGATACGGCCTTTCTCTTCGTGCCGTCCGAATCGATCTTCGCTGAGATCCACGAGCACTTCGAGCCGGTGGTGCAGAAAGCGCACCGCGCACGCATCGTCATCGTCTCGCCGTCGCTGCTGATGCTGTCGATCCAGGTCATCCAGGCCGTGCTCAAGGATCAGCGCATGCGGGCGCAGGCGCATCTGATCCAGGGCGAAGTGGCGATCCTGATGGACGATCTCAGCCGTCTCGATGAGCGGGTGCGCAAGCTGCAGGGCCATTTCGCCATGGCGCAGAAGGATATCGACATGGTGGTCACGTCAGCCGACAAGCTGACCAAGCGCGGCGCCAGGATCGAAGCGCTGGAATTCGAGGCCGGCGGCGAGGCCAAGCCCGCCCGCGACAGCGAAGCCGCGGCCAAATCGGTGGAAAGCCGCACCGGTCTTCTGAAGCTGCGGGTGGTTGACGAGGAGTGA
- a CDS encoding globin-coupled sensor protein produces the protein MTAQQTDSALRQRLDFIELDDAARKSMRDLRPVISELIGGALDKFYAKIAKTPAVAGFFADKNHVGHAKKRQQDHWANLAGGAFDESYVNGVTAVGRTHARIGLEPRWYIGGYAIVMSELVKGIMEKQWPSIFARREGKALAEKLSAVIKSGMLDMDYSISVYLETLEAKRRALEEQRAQAESDQAIALEQLRRGLEALSNGDLEATLPSDLPGNFRQMAEDYNRAVRALSQSFASVRETSGHIMTGADVISNATNDLALRTAQQAAGVEESSAALQQLSVSVGQTAANAEKASDAVRETQQKAKNSGELVTSAVSAMAGIEKSSTGISKIIGVIDEIAFQTNLLALNAGVEAARAGDAGKGFAVVAQEVRQLAQRTAEAAKEIKNLISQSSTQVNQGVGIVSSTGEALNDMISRIDIINRFVADIAAAARDQATGVNEVSIAVRNMGAITQQNSDMVEQSSAETRRLKDEVETLIELLRRFRARPEGRPAGAVRRAA, from the coding sequence ATGACCGCCCAGCAGACCGACAGTGCCCTCAGGCAGCGCCTCGATTTCATCGAACTGGATGATGCAGCGCGCAAGTCGATGCGGGATCTGCGCCCTGTCATATCAGAGCTGATCGGCGGCGCCCTCGATAAATTCTACGCCAAGATCGCCAAGACCCCAGCTGTCGCAGGCTTCTTCGCCGATAAGAACCATGTCGGCCATGCCAAGAAGCGCCAGCAGGACCATTGGGCCAATCTCGCCGGCGGCGCGTTCGACGAGAGCTACGTCAACGGCGTGACCGCGGTCGGCCGGACGCACGCCCGCATCGGGCTGGAGCCGCGCTGGTATATTGGCGGCTACGCCATCGTCATGTCCGAGCTGGTCAAGGGCATCATGGAGAAGCAGTGGCCGTCGATCTTCGCGCGCCGAGAGGGCAAGGCATTGGCCGAGAAATTGTCGGCCGTCATCAAATCAGGCATGCTCGACATGGATTATTCCATCTCGGTCTATCTCGAGACGCTCGAAGCCAAGCGCCGCGCCTTGGAAGAGCAGCGCGCTCAGGCCGAATCCGACCAGGCGATCGCGCTGGAGCAGCTGCGCCGCGGTCTGGAAGCGCTGTCGAACGGCGATCTCGAAGCCACCCTGCCGTCCGACCTGCCGGGCAATTTTCGGCAGATGGCCGAGGACTACAATCGCGCCGTCAGGGCGCTAAGCCAGTCCTTCGCATCCGTGCGCGAGACTTCTGGCCATATCATGACCGGTGCCGACGTCATTTCCAATGCGACCAACGATCTGGCGCTGCGCACTGCCCAGCAGGCGGCAGGCGTCGAGGAGAGCTCGGCCGCGCTGCAGCAGCTGTCCGTCAGCGTCGGCCAGACGGCCGCCAATGCCGAAAAGGCGTCGGATGCCGTGCGCGAGACGCAGCAGAAGGCGAAGAACTCCGGCGAGCTCGTCACCAGCGCCGTCTCGGCGATGGCCGGCATCGAGAAATCCTCGACCGGGATCTCCAAGATCATCGGCGTCATCGATGAGATCGCCTTCCAGACCAACCTGCTGGCGCTGAACGCTGGCGTCGAGGCGGCCCGTGCCGGCGATGCCGGTAAGGGTTTTGCCGTAGTCGCCCAGGAAGTCCGCCAGCTCGCCCAGCGCACCGCGGAAGCGGCCAAGGAGATCAAGAACCTGATCTCGCAGAGCTCGACGCAGGTCAATCAGGGCGTCGGCATCGTCTCCAGCACCGGCGAGGCGCTGAACGACATGATCAGCCGCATCGACATCATCAACCGTTTCGTCGCCGATATCGCCGCCGCCGCCCGCGATCAGGCGACGGGTGTCAACGAAGTCAGTATCGCCGTCCGCAACATGGGTGCGATCACCCAGCAGAATTCCGACATGGTCGAGCAATCCTCGGCGGAAACCCGCCGCCTCAAGGACGAGGTGGAGACCCTGATCGAGCTGCTGCGGCGCTTCCGCGCCCGGCCGGAAGGCCGTCCTGCCGGTGCTGTCCGCCGGGCGGCGTGA
- the def gene encoding peptide deformylase has translation MTIKPLIILPDPVLRQLSKPIERVDSDLQRLADDMLETMYDAPGIGLAAIQIGVPRRMLVIDISREGEEKQPQVFINPEIVKSSDERSVYEEGCLSIPDYYAEVERPAVVSVKYLDRNGKEQTVEADGLLATCLQHEIDHLNGVLFIDYISRLKREMVIKKFTKAAKSKAL, from the coding sequence ATGACCATCAAGCCACTCATCATTCTTCCCGATCCCGTTCTCCGCCAGCTGTCCAAGCCGATCGAGCGGGTGGATTCCGACCTGCAGCGTCTTGCCGACGATATGCTGGAAACCATGTATGACGCGCCGGGCATCGGCCTTGCCGCGATCCAGATCGGCGTGCCGCGCCGCATGCTCGTCATCGATATCTCGCGCGAAGGCGAGGAAAAGCAGCCGCAGGTCTTCATCAATCCTGAGATCGTCAAATCTTCCGACGAGCGTTCCGTCTATGAGGAAGGCTGTCTTTCGATTCCGGATTATTATGCTGAGGTCGAGCGCCCGGCTGTCGTCTCGGTCAAATATCTCGATCGGAACGGCAAGGAACAGACGGTCGAAGCCGACGGCCTGCTCGCCACCTGCCTGCAGCACGAGATCGACCATCTGAACGGCGTGCTGTTCATCGATTACATCTCGCGGCTGAAGCGGGAGATGGTGATCAAGAAATTCACCAAGGCGGCGAAGTCCAAGGCGCTCTGA
- a CDS encoding FitA-like ribbon-helix-helix domain-containing protein: protein MGDLLIRDVPDAMKRQLQESAQRNGRSLSEEAIEIMSRQIAVQRSGASAGQRLRSLMGDERLSEDEVEAIAASRHERDREPPRFDT, encoded by the coding sequence ATGGGCGACCTGCTTATTCGGGATGTTCCGGATGCGATGAAGCGGCAGCTTCAGGAAAGCGCGCAACGCAATGGGCGCAGCCTTTCAGAAGAGGCGATCGAAATCATGAGCCGACAGATTGCGGTGCAGCGCTCAGGAGCTTCCGCCGGCCAGCGCCTGCGTTCCCTGATGGGTGACGAAAGATTGAGCGAAGATGAAGTTGAGGCCATCGCCGCATCTCGCCACGAACGCGACCGCGAACCGCCGCGCTTCGACACATGA
- a CDS encoding type II toxin-antitoxin system VapC family toxin has translation MIVLDTNVISEMQGRTHSERILSWLDAYDVETLFLTTIAVAEMRYGLELLDDGRRKTALVADFNRIESEFAGRILGFSLSAARRYGLLAAERRKAGRPMETKDAMIAAICLANGATLATRNTRDFEGLDLKLVNPFEDG, from the coding sequence ATGATCGTCCTCGACACGAATGTGATTTCCGAGATGCAGGGGAGGACCCACAGCGAGCGGATACTGAGCTGGCTGGACGCCTACGACGTTGAGACGCTTTTTCTGACGACGATTGCCGTCGCGGAAATGCGTTACGGTCTTGAGCTCCTTGATGATGGCAGGCGAAAGACAGCGCTGGTGGCCGACTTCAATCGGATCGAGTCGGAATTTGCCGGCCGCATACTCGGTTTTTCCCTGAGTGCGGCGCGTCGATACGGCCTGTTGGCCGCCGAGCGCAGAAAGGCGGGACGGCCGATGGAAACGAAGGATGCCATGATAGCCGCCATCTGCCTTGCCAACGGTGCGACGCTTGCGACTCGTAACACCCGAGATTTCGAGGGGCTTGATCTCAAGCTCGTAAACCCGTTTGAAGACGGTTGA
- the fmt gene encoding methionyl-tRNA formyltransferase: MSLRIIFMGTPEFSVPTLRLLVDAGHRIVAVYTQPPRPGGRRGLDLQKSPVHQAAELLGLPVFTPVNFKDPEERERFRGLNADVGVVVAYGLLLPEAILNGTRDGCYNGHASLLPRWRGAAPIQRAIMAGDAKTGMMVMKMDKGLDTGAVALTREVEIGPNMTAGELHDRLMLVGAKAMAEAMVKLEMNDLPLTPQPDEGVLYAAKIDKAETRIDFSRDASDVHNHIRGLAPFPGAWFELEIGGKPERVKVLASELAEGQGAVGQLLTDDLVVACGSGAVRLTRLQKAGGKPLAAADFLRGTPLAAGTGLS, translated from the coding sequence ATGTCTCTTCGCATCATCTTTATGGGAACCCCGGAGTTCTCGGTTCCGACCCTGCGCCTGCTCGTCGATGCCGGCCACAGGATCGTTGCGGTCTATACGCAGCCGCCGCGGCCGGGCGGGCGGCGCGGCCTCGATCTGCAGAAATCGCCGGTGCATCAGGCGGCCGAACTGCTTGGCTTGCCGGTCTTCACCCCGGTCAATTTCAAAGACCCCGAGGAGCGCGAGAGGTTTCGTGGCCTGAATGCCGATGTCGGCGTCGTCGTTGCCTACGGGCTGTTGCTGCCGGAAGCGATTTTGAACGGCACCCGCGATGGCTGCTACAACGGTCATGCCTCGCTGCTGCCGCGCTGGCGGGGTGCGGCACCCATCCAGCGGGCGATCATGGCTGGTGACGCAAAGACCGGCATGATGGTGATGAAGATGGACAAAGGTCTGGATACCGGCGCCGTGGCACTCACCCGCGAGGTCGAGATTGGCCCGAACATGACGGCTGGCGAACTGCACGACCGGCTGATGCTGGTCGGCGCCAAGGCGATGGCGGAGGCCATGGTGAAACTCGAAATGAACGACCTGCCGCTGACGCCGCAGCCGGATGAGGGCGTTCTCTATGCCGCCAAGATCGACAAGGCCGAGACGCGCATCGATTTTTCCAGGGATGCCAGCGACGTGCACAACCATATCCGCGGCCTGGCGCCGTTTCCGGGCGCCTGGTTCGAGCTCGAAATCGGCGGCAAGCCGGAGCGGGTGAAGGTGCTGGCGTCCGAACTGGCTGAAGGGCAGGGTGCTGTCGGGCAATTGCTGACGGATGATCTCGTGGTCGCCTGCGGCTCGGGCGCGGTGCGGCTCACCAGGCTGCAGAAGGCCGGCGGCAAGCCGCTGGCGGCGGCCGATTTCCTCAGGGGCACGCCGCTTGCGGCGGGCACGGGGCTTAGCTGA
- the truA gene encoding tRNA pseudouridine(38-40) synthase TruA, with protein sequence MPRFRMTVEYDGGPYVGWQRQENGPSVQGAIEAAVLSLTGETVSVRGAGRTDSGVHAMGQVIHADLSKDWSPYQLQNALNAHLRLAGERVSILDVEAAPEFFDARFSALRRHYLYRIVSRRAPLALEVGKAWWVPKVLDHEVMHAAAQKLVGRHDFSTFRAAHCQANSPVRTLDRLDVTRNGELIEIRATAQSFLHNQIRSFAGTLKLAGEGKWTPDDVEAALAARDRKACGPVAPPDGLYFMQVDYPDVIPDRRRPVTDADANDEDADDPS encoded by the coding sequence ATGCCGCGTTTCCGCATGACCGTCGAATATGACGGCGGCCCCTATGTCGGCTGGCAGCGGCAGGAAAATGGCCCCTCGGTGCAGGGCGCGATCGAGGCGGCGGTGCTGTCGCTGACCGGCGAGACGGTGTCGGTTCGCGGCGCCGGACGCACCGATTCCGGCGTCCACGCCATGGGGCAGGTGATCCATGCCGATCTTTCGAAGGACTGGTCGCCCTACCAGCTGCAGAATGCCTTGAACGCGCATCTGAGGCTCGCCGGCGAGCGGGTCTCCATTCTCGACGTCGAGGCGGCGCCCGAGTTCTTCGATGCCCGTTTTTCGGCGCTGCGGCGCCATTACCTCTATCGCATCGTCAGCCGCCGGGCGCCGCTGGCGCTCGAAGTCGGCAAGGCCTGGTGGGTGCCGAAGGTGCTCGATCACGAGGTCATGCACGCCGCCGCCCAAAAGCTGGTCGGCAGGCACGATTTCTCCACCTTCCGCGCCGCCCATTGCCAGGCAAACAGCCCGGTGCGCACGCTCGACCGGCTGGATGTGACGCGCAACGGCGAGCTGATCGAGATCCGCGCCACGGCGCAGAGTTTTCTCCATAACCAGATCCGTTCGTTCGCCGGCACGCTAAAGCTTGCCGGCGAAGGCAAATGGACACCTGATGATGTCGAGGCGGCGCTGGCGGCACGCGACCGCAAGGCCTGCGGCCCGGTGGCGCCGCCGGACGGGCTCTATTTCATGCAGGTGGATTATCCCGACGTGATCCCCGACCGCCGAAGACCGGTCACCGATGCCGATGCCAATGACGAGGATGCTGATGATCCCTCCTAA
- the dapE gene encoding succinyl-diaminopimelate desuccinylase: MTATDPVANLQTLIRCPSVTPAEGGALTALEAMLAPLGFTVDRVKASEEGTPEIENLYARLGKDGPHLMFAGHTDVVPVGDEAAWTHPPFAAQISKGELFGRGAVDMKGGIACFVAAVARHVEKNGPPNGSISFLITGDEEGPAINGTIKLLQWAAERGEHWDACLVGEPTNPDRLGDMIKIGRRGSLSGKITVHGVQGHAAYPHLADNPVRGMLQLTQALMDPPFDGGTDDFQPSNLEVTTVDVGNPATNVIPAKASASFNIRFNDGWTVETLRAEILRRLDAAARDGALRPGREPVAYDIVWADRPSHVFLTRNNALIASLSSAVESVAGQSPRLSTTGGTSDARFIKDYCPVVEFGLVGQTMHMVDERVAVADLETLTAIYETFIARWFANAGL; this comes from the coding sequence ATGACCGCTACCGACCCCGTCGCCAATCTCCAGACGCTGATTCGCTGCCCGTCCGTGACGCCCGCCGAAGGCGGCGCGCTCACGGCGCTGGAGGCGATGCTTGCGCCGCTCGGCTTTACGGTCGACAGGGTGAAGGCGAGCGAAGAGGGAACACCCGAGATCGAAAACCTCTATGCCCGCCTTGGCAAGGACGGTCCGCATCTGATGTTTGCCGGCCATACCGATGTCGTGCCGGTCGGCGACGAAGCCGCCTGGACGCATCCGCCGTTTGCCGCCCAGATTTCGAAGGGCGAGCTTTTCGGCCGTGGCGCCGTCGATATGAAGGGCGGTATTGCCTGTTTCGTCGCCGCCGTTGCCCGCCATGTCGAGAAAAACGGGCCACCCAACGGCTCGATTTCCTTCCTGATCACCGGCGACGAGGAAGGTCCGGCAATCAACGGCACGATCAAGCTGCTGCAATGGGCGGCCGAGCGCGGTGAGCATTGGGATGCCTGCCTGGTCGGCGAGCCGACCAATCCGGACAGGCTGGGCGACATGATCAAGATCGGCCGGCGCGGCTCGCTGTCGGGTAAAATCACCGTTCACGGCGTGCAGGGCCATGCCGCCTATCCGCACCTGGCAGACAATCCGGTGCGCGGCATGCTGCAGCTGACGCAGGCGCTGATGGACCCGCCGTTTGACGGCGGCACCGACGATTTCCAGCCGTCGAACCTCGAAGTGACCACGGTCGATGTCGGTAATCCGGCGACCAACGTCATTCCGGCCAAGGCATCGGCAAGCTTCAACATCCGCTTCAACGACGGCTGGACCGTCGAAACGCTGCGTGCCGAAATCCTGCGCCGTCTCGACGCCGCGGCCCGGGATGGCGCCTTGCGGCCGGGCCGTGAACCGGTGGCCTATGATATTGTCTGGGCCGACCGGCCGAGCCATGTCTTCCTGACGCGCAACAATGCGCTGATCGCCTCGCTGTCTTCAGCCGTCGAAAGCGTTGCCGGCCAGTCGCCGCGGCTTTCGACCACCGGCGGCACATCGGATGCGCGCTTCATCAAGGATTATTGCCCGGTCGTCGAGTTCGGCCTCGTCGGCCAGACGATGCACATGGTCGACGAGCGCGTCGCTGTCGCCGATCTGGAGACGCTGACGGCGATCTACGAAACCTTCATCGCCCGCTGGTTCGCCAATGCCGGGCTTTAG
- the dapD gene encoding 2,3,4,5-tetrahydropyridine-2,6-dicarboxylate N-succinyltransferase, whose product MSATDLASLEKIIETAFDNRDNVNTSTKGEVRDAVEAALDLLDAGKARVAERSADGAWSVNQWLKKAVLLSFRLNDMDVVKGGSGNSTWWDKVPSKFENWGENHFRAAGFRAVPNCVVRRSAYIAPNAILMPSFVNLGAYVGEGTMVDTWATVGSCAQIGKHVHLSGGVGIGGVLEPMQAGPTIIEDNCFIGARSEVVEGCIIREGSVLGMGVFIGKSTKIVDRATGEVTYGEVPPYSVVVAGSMPSGNATMGNGQPAPHLYCAVIVKRVDEKTRSKTGINELLRD is encoded by the coding sequence ATGAGCGCCACCGACCTCGCATCCCTCGAAAAGATCATCGAAACCGCCTTCGACAATCGCGACAATGTGAACACGTCGACGAAGGGCGAGGTTCGCGATGCGGTCGAAGCAGCGCTCGATCTGCTCGATGCCGGCAAGGCCCGTGTCGCCGAACGCTCCGCCGACGGCGCCTGGTCGGTCAATCAGTGGCTGAAGAAGGCCGTGCTGCTGTCCTTCCGCCTCAACGACATGGATGTAGTGAAGGGCGGCTCGGGCAACTCGACCTGGTGGGACAAGGTTCCTTCGAAGTTCGAAAACTGGGGCGAGAACCACTTCCGCGCCGCCGGCTTCCGCGCTGTGCCGAACTGCGTCGTGCGCCGCTCGGCCTATATCGCCCCGAACGCCATCCTGATGCCTTCCTTCGTCAATCTCGGCGCCTATGTCGGCGAAGGCACCATGGTCGATACCTGGGCAACGGTCGGCTCATGCGCGCAGATCGGCAAACATGTGCATCTCTCCGGCGGCGTCGGCATTGGCGGCGTGTTGGAGCCGATGCAGGCGGGCCCGACGATCATCGAGGACAATTGCTTCATCGGCGCCCGTTCCGAGGTGGTCGAAGGCTGCATCATCCGCGAAGGCTCGGTGCTCGGCATGGGCGTCTTTATCGGCAAGTCGACCAAGATCGTCGACCGCGCCACCGGCGAGGTGACCTACGGCGAAGTGCCGCCCTATTCCGTCGTCGTCGCCGGCTCGATGCCGTCGGGCAATGCGACGATGGGCAACGGCCAGCCGGCGCCGCATCTCTACTGCGCCGTCATCGTCAAGCGCGTCGATGAAAAGACCCGCTCGAAGACCGGCATCAACGAGCTGCTCAGAGATTGA
- a CDS encoding LOG family protein, whose amino-acid sequence MAKGRNGGSRRKDGVWDPLKSSSTDRQRAEAVPKTPQTMSPAYRLAYVDEDFLCREELRPIRLQLELLKTEMMLTERGIKSTVVMFGGARIPAPGQSAWAARNDIQRVNLEAASVYYDEARKFARLCSKYSATFNFHEYVIVTGGGPGVMEAGNRGAADEGAPSIGLNIVLPHEQAPNAYVTPELSFNFHYFAIRKMHFMVRAKAIAVFPGGFGTLDEFFECLTLIQTGRMERLPLILFGEAFWRSIINFDALAEFGTIAPDDVKLISFVDTAEEAWKIVQSFYEHRE is encoded by the coding sequence ATGGCGAAGGGACGAAACGGCGGTTCGCGGCGCAAGGATGGCGTATGGGACCCGCTGAAGAGCAGCTCGACCGACAGGCAGCGCGCCGAAGCCGTGCCGAAGACGCCGCAGACGATGTCGCCTGCCTACCGCCTTGCCTATGTCGACGAGGATTTCCTTTGCCGCGAGGAGCTGCGGCCGATCCGCCTGCAGCTGGAGCTGTTGAAGACGGAGATGATGCTGACCGAACGCGGCATCAAGTCGACCGTCGTCATGTTCGGCGGCGCTCGCATTCCCGCCCCCGGCCAGAGCGCCTGGGCAGCCCGCAACGATATCCAGCGCGTCAACCTGGAGGCGGCTTCCGTCTATTATGACGAGGCGCGCAAATTCGCCCGGCTCTGCTCGAAATATTCGGCCACCTTCAATTTCCACGAATATGTCATCGTCACCGGCGGTGGCCCCGGCGTGATGGAGGCCGGCAATCGCGGCGCGGCCGACGAGGGCGCGCCTTCGATCGGCCTCAACATCGTGCTGCCGCACGAGCAGGCGCCGAACGCCTATGTGACGCCGGAGCTCAGCTTCAATTTCCACTATTTCGCCATCCGCAAGATGCACTTCATGGTGCGCGCCAAGGCGATCGCCGTCTTTCCCGGCGGCTTCGGCACGCTCGACGAATTCTTCGAATGCCTGACGCTGATCCAGACCGGCCGCATGGAGCGCCTGCCGCTGATCCTTTTCGGCGAGGCGTTCTGGCGAAGCATTATCAATTTCGACGCATTGGCCGAATTCGGCACCATCGCACCTGACGACGTCAAGCTGATCAGCTTCGTCGACACGGCCGAAGAGGCATGGAAGATCGTTCAGAGTTTCTACGAACACCGCGAATAG
- a CDS encoding EF-hand domain-containing protein: MYRNKLILAALSSTLIFGAAAGAVFAAPGDGPRQHAGRHGPGPDAFREITYVRMLKQFDTNKDGQVSKDEATAGLDKIFAAIDTNKDGSLTPGEIRAYRQTQMQAMRDQRKQEAGENKDANAAAATADNNDQGRPPRDGHDGRDGHRWMRHGGNIMRASIMMQRVDTDQNGQISKQEAEAGMDKLFTRMDRNKDGVISIDDMPDRPLL; encoded by the coding sequence ATGTACCGCAACAAGCTGATACTGGCAGCGCTTTCCTCCACCCTCATTTTCGGCGCAGCCGCCGGGGCAGTTTTTGCCGCACCCGGTGACGGGCCGCGTCAGCATGCCGGCAGGCACGGTCCGGGGCCTGATGCCTTCCGCGAAATCACCTATGTCCGCATGCTCAAGCAATTCGATACGAACAAGGACGGACAGGTCTCCAAGGACGAGGCGACCGCCGGCCTCGACAAGATCTTCGCCGCGATCGATACTAACAAGGATGGCTCGCTGACCCCGGGCGAAATCCGTGCGTACCGGCAAACGCAGATGCAGGCGATGAGAGACCAGCGCAAGCAGGAGGCCGGCGAAAACAAGGATGCGAACGCCGCAGCCGCGACGGCAGACAATAACGACCAGGGACGGCCGCCTCGCGACGGTCACGACGGCCGTGACGGGCATCGCTGGATGCGCCATGGCGGCAACATCATGCGTGCCTCGATCATGATGCAGCGGGTCGACACCGACCAGAACGGCCAGATTTCCAAACAGGAAGCTGAAGCCGGCATGGACAAGCTGTTCACTCGGATGGACCGCAACAAGGATGGCGTCATCTCGATCGACGACATGCCGGACCGGCCACTGCTCTAG